GCGTCCGGTGATCTCCCGAGACCTACCCGTTCTGGGCGTCAAGCGGGGGGCGTCCCTCGCCGATGGGCACCCGCGTGGCAGCTGCCCGGAACGTCGGGCGCAGCCCGGTCCCGAAACCCGCCGTACGGGCACGTCGAAGTCGCGAGGGGGGATTGGTGCACGCTCGAGTACGCGCTCGCCGCATTCGCGGCTTCCACAGCCCTGCCTGCGCGATCGTGGCCGTGGTCGCGGTGTTCGCGGGAGCGGCCGCGCCCTCCCTTCCCGCGCGGGCGGACGACGACGACGTCGTGCGCTCGGCCTTTCTCTTCAACGTCGCCAAGTACGTCGAGTGGCCGGCGGCGAGCTTCGCGAGCGCCGACGCGCCGCTCGTGATCGGCGTGATCGAGGACGCGGCGCTCGCGGAGGCGTTCGCCGTCGCCCTCTCGGACAAGCGCATCGAGAGTCGCGCGATCGAGGTGCGGACCGTCGCGTCGGTCGACGAGGCGCGCGGCTGCCACGTCGTCTTCGGCTCGCGCGACCAGCGCACGCTCGCGCGCTCGATCGCGCACGACCTGCGCGGGGAGCCCGTGCTGAGCATCGCCGAGTACGACCGCTTCGCCCGCGTCGGGGGAATGATCGGGATCGAGATCGATCGCGGGAAGGTGAGCTTCGAGGTGAGCCGCTCCGAGGCCGATCGCAGCGGACTGAAGGTGAGCTCGAAGCTCCTGCGCCTCGCGAGCGCGGTGCGATGACCGGGGAGGGCGCCATGCACGACCATCGCGAAGGGCGCGCGTCGATCCGACGCGCGCTCGCGCGTTCCATCCTCATCACGACCTGCGTCGCGCTCCTGATCTCGGCCGTCGCCTCGGTCGCGCTCGAGATCTGGCGCTTCCGCACGTCGACCGAGGCGAGCATCGAGAGCCTCGCCGGCGTGCTCGCCATCTACGCCCAGCCCGCGCTCGAGTTCGACGACCGGACGGCCGGCGACGAGGTGCTGGCCGCCCTCCACCGCGAGCCGAGCGTGCTCGCCGCGACGATCTTCGACGCGAGCGGCGCCGTCTTCGCGCGCTACGTGCGCGGCGGGGCGGCGATCGAGGCGCCCTCGGTGGTCGGGCCCGACGGGCTGCGCGACGTGGACGGCGCGCTGCACTTCGTCGCGCCCGTCGGCGACGGCGCCGTCGCGGCGGGACACGTGACGCTCGTCAAGAGCCTGGCCGGCCGCGGCGCCGTGCTCCGCCAGTCCGCCTGGACGATCACGGGCGCGATGGTGCTCGCCCTCGCGCTCGCGAGCCTCGCGGCTTCGCGCCTGCGCGCGCAGATCGCCGCGCCGCTCGAGGAGATCGGGCGCAGCGCCGAGGCGATGGCGAACGGCGACCTCACGCTCGCGCCCGACGTGCGGCGCAGCGACGAGCTCGGCGTGCTCGCGCGCTCCTTCGATCGCACGCGCGCGTCGCTCGGCCTGCTCGTCGCGACCGTCCGCGAGCACGCACTCGCGATCACGGGCGACGCGAACTCGCTCGCCGAGGAGAGCGAGGGCCTCTCGGAGCAGGCGGCCCTCCAGCAGGCGGCGGTCTCCGACACGCGCGAGGCGATCGACCGCGTCGGCGCGTCGGCGCGCGCCGTGCGCGACAACGTGGATTCGATCGCGTCGACGGCGACCGAGACGTCGAGCAGCGTCACCGAGCTCGACGCCACGGCGCGCCGCATCGACGAGCACATGGACACGCTGCTCGAGACGGTCGACGCCTCGGCCTCCTCGATCTCGCAGCTGAGCGCGGCCGTCCGCCAGATCGCCGGCAACGCCGACGCGCTCGGCGGCACGGCGCGCTCGGCGACGTCGTCGGTCGAGGTGCTGCGCGAGTCGGTGCGCGGCGTCGAGACGAACGCGCAGACGTGCGAGCAGCTCGCGGCCAAGACGAGCGAGAGTGCCGAGCACGGCAGCTCCGTCGTCGGCGAGGTCGTGCGCGGGATGGAGCAGATCGACGCGCGCTTCCAGGGCCTCGAGAAGATCGTGAACGACCTGTCCGAGCGCTCCGACATGATCGACGAGGTCGTGCAGGTGATCCAGGCGGTCGTCGCCGAGACGAACCTGCTCGCGCTCAACGCCTCGATCATCAGCTCGCAGGCCGGAGAGCACGGGCGCGCCTTCGCCGTCGTCGCGCAGCAGATCAAGAGCCTCGCCGATCGCACGGCGGGCTCGACGCGCGAGATCGCCGGCGCGATGGAGGCCGTGCGCTCGGGCATCGAGGACGCGGTGCGCGCGGTGGGAGACGGCGCGCAGGACGTGCGGCGCGGCGTCGGCCTCTCCGAGGTCGCGGGCGGCGCGCTCGACCAGATCCGC
This genomic interval from Myxococcota bacterium contains the following:
- a CDS encoding methyl-accepting chemotaxis protein → MHDHREGRASIRRALARSILITTCVALLISAVASVALEIWRFRTSTEASIESLAGVLAIYAQPALEFDDRTAGDEVLAALHREPSVLAATIFDASGAVFARYVRGGAAIEAPSVVGPDGLRDVDGALHFVAPVGDGAVAAGHVTLVKSLAGRGAVLRQSAWTITGAMVLALALASLAASRLRAQIAAPLEEIGRSAEAMANGDLTLAPDVRRSDELGVLARSFDRTRASLGLLVATVREHALAITGDANSLAEESEGLSEQAALQQAAVSDTREAIDRVGASARAVRDNVDSIASTATETSSSVTELDATARRIDEHMDTLLETVDASASSISQLSAAVRQIAGNADALGGTARSATSSVEVLRESVRGVETNAQTCEQLAAKTSESAEHGSSVVGEVVRGMEQIDARFQGLEKIVNDLSERSDMIDEVVQVIQAVVAETNLLALNASIISSQAGEHGRAFAVVAQQIKSLADRTAGSTREIAGAMEAVRSGIEDAVRAVGDGAQDVRRGVGLSEVAGGALDQIRRNAEQSGEMVGEIVRSAEVQAADIAKVEQAMRALAGGVEQIVVGTHEQDKVATEMLGGVEQMRQLAREVKNATSEQSRQSGHMAQAVEEVAHGVHGILDAAENQHREIEKIAEALAVFRDNTAESRRRADALRRCVESLLARARQLGEGVGRFSV
- a CDS encoding YfiR family protein; the protein is MVAVFAGAAAPSLPARADDDDVVRSAFLFNVAKYVEWPAASFASADAPLVIGVIEDAALAEAFAVALSDKRIESRAIEVRTVASVDEARGCHVVFGSRDQRTLARSIAHDLRGEPVLSIAEYDRFARVGGMIGIEIDRGKVSFEVSRSEADRSGLKVSSKLLRLASAVR